In Babesia bovis T2Bo chromosome 4 map unlocalized Chr4_2, whole genome shotgun sequence, the sequence TCAAGTCCTTCGTTAGTCTTCGCCTTTACATTAATCATAACGTCGGAGCCCAGCATATCATACAGTGCCTTTTTTATGGCATCTTTTAATCTTCTTCCTAATCGCACACGCTCTAGTATTATGTTTATATCAATGTTCGTTGGTCTGTAACCACGTAATGATGCTTCCTTGATTGCAGATTCCAATATTATGCGAGAGTCCATATCTTTGTTTATTGAATCTAGCTCGGAAAAATAGTCACCTATATCACCACAACCAGTGGCACCTAATAAAGCATCTGCCAAGGCGTGTAGCAAAGTATCACCATCGCTATGGCCAACAACAAAAATCTTGGAATCGTCCACCAATACGCCACCAAGCTTGAAAGGCTTGCCACCTTTACCAGTGCCAACTAATCGGTGAATGTCGTAACCCAAACCTATCCTGTAAGCGTCTTTATCCATGGAATTGTCTGAAGCATCGTGCCTTGTTTGTCCTAGGGCATTGCGATTTACAACATTAGTCTTTACCGTGTAGTGTCTAAAGCTGAATGCCAACATAGAATTCAAGCATGTGTAAAAATAAATCAATAGTATACATCTTGATAAGCTTTTAGGTGT encodes:
- a CDS encoding putative 2-C-methyl-D-erythritol 24-cyclodiphosphate synthase, with product MTPKSLSRCILLIYFYTCLNSMLAFSFRHYTVKTNVVNRNALGQTRHDASDNSMDKDAYRIGLGYDIHRLVGTGKGGKPFKLGGVLVDDSKIFVVGHSDGDTLLHALADALLGATGCGDIGDYFSELDSINKDMDSRIILESAIKEASLRGYRPTNIDINIILERVRLGRRLKDAIKKALYDMLGSDVMINVKAKTNEGLDAIGRGEAVSCQVIAHLKRI